TTAACCCATCACTCACCCATCACTCCTTTCTTCTTTATCTCCTCAAAGGCCATGGTCATTCTTCCTTTATTGGCTGGGTTTTACCAGTCAGTCGTATTGACTGACACCCTGCTGCATAGAAAAgaacagttaattttttttttccagacatggcttcatctttttttttttttttttttttacatatcctGAAATAAGGAGGCTCAGTTACAAAACACAATGGCCATGAAAACATGGTGGGGCAATTTCCAAACAGGGATTATCCCTAGACTATAATTCCCTTTAAACGGAagatctccattcaaaatgctgccTAGTCCAAGACAAGGCTTAATGTCTGTCAGGGAAAATGCCCCAGAAGAGTGTATTAATTTGAGTGGAAGGATGGGACTGGGGCTGGACAATAATTGTTACTAAATATTACAATGTAAAGTGTTTTAAGAGGGATGATCTAATTTAACCCCTTTACAGGCCAACATTTTTGTGaaatttctgcctgatattacacagctATATCTTGAGGATTTGTctttaagcattacatataaaggtttcatgtttaataaaaagCATTACTGAAAAtcttaactgtaattgtaatagaaaatattgagaaaaatattgaggtaaatctgcaactgtcataatataatgaataaaaatcataaaactggCACTTTCCTGaaccattttaaaattaatattttcctaaatacaaatgaaTAATTTCATGCCCTCCATACCTTTCATTTAGTTACAATTGTctattttttatatctatttttaatcATGCAGAAGTTGGGGTTGATTCCTGATCTAAAATTATTAGGAGTACAGAGTGAACATGCAGCTTCTCCAACTGTTCTGTAGGAGAATATTTCCGAAGCTCTCAACGTTTCAGATTATTAATAAGTTATTTTGCTGCAGTGgtaaagggttttgtatcacctacacctgtaccCATGGACAAAACTTTCTGGTAGCTGGTTTGATAAACCACACAAGGCCCCATAAGGGACAGCTATAACTCTTTAAAGAAAACGTAGCTTAATGTTAAGGTTTGTTTCCCCATCTTTAACTAGATAGCTGCAGTTAAGGCTGTAACAGTAATAGCTATTGACAGTACAAAGTTGGCAAACCTAATTAGATTTGCTGGACTGGACAAAAACTTGACAGCTAGCTATATTGAGAAGTACTGTCAAAATGTGTCTTTTCCAgttaaataaaatcactttaaCTTCACTCTTAAAGTAGATGAGAAAGTGAGGGTGCGCCGTGTGCTGTTTTAATGTGTCAGGTGGACAGAGAGGAGATGAGAGGAGGACGTGAAGCTGAGACTCCAGCTAAACCTCAGTTTTTACAGCGCTGCGAATACATTCTCCCGCCATGGTCCACTTCTTCCACACACACGATTCGTGGCGAAATTCGCTACTAGTTAATATATGAACTGAGCTGAAGTCGCGTTGTTAGGTAGCTAATTGAGTGGATATTTCCCGCCTACTTTCGAAAagatacacaaacacaccccCTTCACTCCAACGGGGTCCAGCTCGTTCCCGCGTTTGAAGTCCGAGGATGCGTCCAGCCGAGCATGGGCGACCCTCCGCCGGCCAGCGCTGCTAACCCAGCCCGAGGCTTCTGCAAGTACCAGGCCGCGACTGGGCTGCGATTAAAGAAACGAACGCTTTCCCGCGCGTTTTGTCTCTTTCCCACAACGTCAGTCAAGTAAACGAGGACGTCAGTTTTGTTTTCAGCAGGCAGAAACACGTTAAAAATCGAAATCAATTATAAAAATTACCTTCGCCGATGTCTCGATTTAGGCAGCGCCGGTCGCCATCTTTAATTTCAGTCAACAATAAAGCGGCGAGCTGAGAGGAGGGTCCACAGCAGCCAGAGAGGAGCATAGAGAGAACCAGCAGCCAGCTGAGCTACTCTCATTAAAACCAGCTCACACAGCCATACAGACACAGAATAACAATCATTCATAGCTCAATTTCAAGATAAGAATTCTGTTCACGTTATGACATGCTTATGTGCACTACCAGTAGTGCACAACTCAAAGTATAGCCATGGGAAAATAGGAGGATTTAAGGTTGTGTGGTTCTGTGTTACCCAccaaaaatgatcattttaagCTGATTACTAAATACTTTCTGTTGTTTCTGTGgtaaatatagtatattatatgtaACAATGTCATGtataaaattcaaattttaacacaaaaaaaagttaatataaaacatatgatAAAATTAAAAATCAGTTACAGCAAAAGCAACACAGACGGTAATGCCCATCATGCTAGTTGACCAGAGTGGTCAATCTTGGTCAAACTGATATAAATAAATTTCTTAGAATGTCAGGGAAAGGACCAGGAGGGGATAAACATGGTCCAAATCTGGGATGTACACTGCACAGTGCCCAGATGAAACTACTAGCATGCTCTGTAACAACTGGAAAGGCTATTTAGGAAGCCCCTGAACTGAACCCCAGTAAAAATACATTATGTTCTAACCCACTGAGAGCCCAAGCACACTTGAAACCCACTTACTCCATGTTCCCAAACCAAATGCTGCCTGCATATTAGACCCTTTTTCAGTCTTCTAGTTGAAAGTATGCCACCAGGAGAGAGTATGGAAGCATCAAAGCACTGGAGGGTGAGTGACTGAAGGCATCTTGCTTTAACATACCAACCCTGGAACCCTGGAAATTAACATGTGAGGTAAATAAAGTGTGCATacgtacaatacaatacatacaagAGTCCAATAGAccaaaaaaggattttttttttattttgtcactgTCTGGTACAGGTCCAACACTTACAAAAATGGCTTACAGTGAACAGTCATTACTGGAAACAGACCAACATGCAATTAAAAACAGAAaggcatacatttttttttcaaccaaGAGACAACATGGTGTGAAGGCAATAAATTTAGTCCTACTATTTATACACCGACTGCCCAAAACATGAAAATGATAGCACTTGGTCACACATAAATAAATATCTCAGGTATCTGTAATCCAAACATGATTCAGCTTTCTGTAGTAAGCTGCTATCCATCTTCTCTACCTGTCTCCCATGTTCTGCATCtgtaaactcagagatgtgaaacTGGCCAGTAAGTCAGTCACCTCGTCCACCTGTGAAGTGTAAACACAGACACAAAATAATGAAAGTCAAAATCAGCTCCCAAGACAGCAAAAGCAACAACGATGGTAATGCCTATCCTGCTAGTCAACCAGAATGGTCAATCTTGGTCAAACTGGTTGTCAAACTTGCCTGTAGACCAAGTAagccatcaaactcaaacaaaatcaTACCATATGCTAGTTAAGAGCTAAGCTGATCaaccatgctgttttttttgtcagtgtatTTTCCAAAgaagtgtataaatgtatattccAAAGACGAGGACCTGTATCTATGATTGAAGatacaaaatgtaaaacattcaACCAAACATCTTTCCATTTTGTGTAAGAAACAAACACCACAACATCCATATACAGAGACGAATTAATATTTGGGTATATGTTATGAATTTAGTGTCAACCATAGACGCAGATCCTCTTCTTTATAAGGTGGTGGATGTAGGTTACATGGTGCCCCTCAGCACTCTAAACATGTTGTGTTTTGTATGAAAGCTATTTgctataaataactttaaattttcAGTTGGAATGCTTGGAATTATGTTAGCAATGCTAGCTAGTTACTTTATGTTTAGTATCCATAGCATTAGAGTACTTTAAATGGACTTCAGTAAACACACTTTAGTGTTTGTTACCTGTTCTTTAGTGCGGGTGTGCTGTAGCTGGGTAGAAATATGCTCCAGTCTCTCTCGCTCCTCACTCTGACCCATCACATTCAGGTACTCCCGCAGCATCTGAATTATCTacaaacacagcagcattttagcaaaaaaaaaaaagcaaaggcaCGTGTTTCTCTCCTGCATTCTACAACACATTTAAGAGGTTTTTATATTATTACAACAATCTAAAAACAAGCTATTTCCCTTTTCTACGATAGACAGTAGTAAGTACATTTATAACAGAACGTGCTGTCCTTGTAGCATCATTATGCCTTTGGCTGActatatatattacaaatgtgGATCTAAAGGACTGCCCTAGTTACTGAAGCAGAAATTAACCTTTTTAAAAAGCTActaccctcactctctctctttccctccctctctctctttcatatatCTAGGTGCAATTTCACAGCTGCTTGAGCATGAAAGCTGACGAGCCCTCCCATGCCCTATTTAAACCAATGAGAGCTGGGTTAGTACCCTGGAGCTCCATTAACCTCACAAACTATTGGAAAACTATATCACATCTGGCCCGATGCAGACCAGACCAGAAGACATAgatagaattgtccatgtgagcaGATGAGCAACCCAACAAAAATCATgttcacattcagtgcaggaggtcCCTCACAAAAAGTCCCGCAGAACAGTGCAGCTTTATTTGGCTTCTGTGGGCCAAAGCAAAACTGATGGAAAACATCTGTTAGTATAAAATGGTAGTCATTCTCACACTGTGTAtttcataatttaatacattgaGCTTCAGCCTTGGTGTCATCACCAGCAGTAATTTGTACAAGGTTAATAATAATAGGAGACTTAGCCTATGTTCACACTAGTAGGCAACAGAGCATTCTGTAATTTTCTACGCTATTTGTAGAAACAGATTTTTTCAACGTCATGCTAAAGGAATTCTGATATGGTGAcaaataggggtgggaatcacagggcatctaatGATGCATTATTGCACAATACGTTGTCCACCATACTGAcagtatcacaatactgtgattctgtgatggCCTATAGATCCCAAGACAATTCTTTGCAATACTTCACAGCACCTGTTGTTactgaaaagaataaaaaaacttttaaataagcaaataaaggaattatggatttttttgtgacagtttcacagaatttcaaagccaatattcttcactgcaggtttaccccaTTCATGTGATTAGCACAGAGTTGTGCACCTGTGCACtttataaaaatatagatttttgaatTTGACAACACATTTTGATAACATGGAAAAGCAATATGATGTATTGCAATATTAATAATGTGTCCCACCCCTACTGACTGACATTCTAAATCAAATGGTCCTATAATTCCTTCATACCAATTGTAGAGGCAATGGTCTGTGATTCCTTCCCAGCTTGTGCTCTCTAAAACTTTGGTTGCTACCAGCATTTCATTCCTATTCTAAACAGTGTGGCTCTTAACTACATTTCTTCTGtttcttcattttctcttttatgataTTCGTTGCTTATATACAGGCAGATTGAAAACTGAAGCATGGTACAAAATAGCGAATAGTTCGATAGAGTAGTCAACATGCTAACTGGACACACCAATTTATTCCTATTAAATCCAATGCGAGCAGCCTTAAATACACCCACAAGAGAAAAACTTGTGGCAACATGATCAACTCGTAGCCTACCACTTTGAACACAGGGTTACTTTTATCATTGAATGATCTCCATGACTGTTCAGCACTGATGCTGAAGCCATCCCAGAAAGACTGTATTAGTGTATTAAATTTCCCATAATAACCTGAGTGACTTCTCCTCGCAAGGTTTCCAAGCTTCGTGACTCTCCCTCCTGCAAGATGTTGAGTTTTGAGCGGGCGAGGTGTAGAGGGGTCCTTCCGGCACGGTCCAAAGCATCTACTCGAGCACCTAAAATAGGCTTGTAATGTTATGACTGGGAGAAGAATAGCATGTACATGAATTAAATATTATCTACGGTAATTTTCTTTAACACCTTACCTCCTCTTAGTAAGGTAGTGATGACAGGCACATGGTTGGTACAGGCAGCTGTAGAGGCAAAGCCACAATCAATACCAAATCAAATATTGCACAATTGTTTGTCCTTTGAAGGAATACTTTTGAGTTTAGGTTTTTCAATCTTTATTTGTAATTCTGTAGCATACGGTTGTTTTTTTACGATGACTATTGTCAATGCATATTCCTGTACTTGGTAAAATAATAGAAATTCCACTGACTAAAGCAACAGTTAACTAATATTTTAAAAGGTATGtggaaatgttctgatattactGTAAATGATAATTGATCACATGCTACAGATAACCAACAGCAGATTAATTTAAGGAATATAACTGGAGCATTGATTTACAACATAAATCAACATGTAACACAATTTTAAACACTAGACATTATCATCATTAAGCAAATTCCTCACCAAGATGCAGTGGAGTATTCCCAAGACTGTCTCTCTGGTTTGGGTCAGCGCCATAACTTAGCAAGAGCTGAActggattaataaaaaaaaaaagaaagtgagaaacaaaaacacagaagGATAATCATCATCATGGTTGTGAATGTTGGCATGTGATTTTAGGGATGTACAATATACATATAAccatacacaataatatatacatttttaaaccaataaaaaaatatattctgtgATATTAATGATATTCTGTCTCTAAAGCTGTCCACTTTGCATTTGTTTtgatatttactgtgaagctttaagggtcTTTCTGTGCACTATAGTATTGTGGTAGATATGTTACATTGTCTGTTTAGCTATAATATCATTTTTACATACAAATTTCTGTCTAGTCTTGGTAATTTACTGTCATTTACAGTGTGTGCTGTAAACTTGCTTTTCCTAAAGCTGGTAActacaagatgtgcaaagctgtcatctaagcaaaggTGCtcactttgaagaatctaaaatacagctctgaaataaaataggagaccacttaagtttttgattttaccaaattgaaaacctctggaacataatcaagatgaagatggataatcacaagccatcaaaccaaactgaactgcttgcatttttacaccaggagtggcataaatataTCCAAAAgatgtgtgtaagactggtggaggagaacatgccaagactcATGAAAAcatgcatttttgttatttctcatttttattttgaatttgggagaaatattgtccatagtttatagaataaaacaacagtgttcattttactccaacatatacctataaatagcaaaatcagataaatgatttagaaactgaagtgggctcttttttttccagagctgtataaaacattctggtttgtttaacattttcactaaataattccatgtttttcttaatagtttagtgttaatctacaatgcaggacatattaaaataataaaattaagaagtgttcaaacttttgactagcaCTGTACATTAAGACTTGGGAGATGTGTTGGTTGGTTTTTAAAGGTGAATGCATTGTCATGGTATGCTAAAGAATAAGTGTATTCACTTAAATCAGGGTAAAGCAGCAGTGTTTAAGTAACTGTGAGCATATATGGTCAGACAGAATCTGAATATAAGCCTCTCAGATTACGCAACATGAATACATAATTATTTCCCCAGTACTGTGAACTACGCTGTGAACTACGCTGTTGGCTGAGTGTAATGTTACAGCCCTAATCAGTTTAAATCAATCACTAGGGACAACAAACCAGTGCACTGTTGTTGCAGTGGGATGTCGCTTTGTGTTTAATGAGGAAACAATAGAGAATTGATTATGCTGGGATGTACAATGCCCTAGTCAAAACTTTGGAATACAGAGAGAATGTTCTCACAGTTTCAGGCTTACCGATGCTCTCGTTGCCATTGCAGGAGGAGAAATGTAAGGCTGTTCTTCCTTTGTCATCTGCAGCACATGGGTCAATACCGTCTTGCAGCAGTCTGCGAACTAGACAGCAAAATCATCCATTATAAGTTGCTTTTATTCTTCTTTGGACAATTTGTTCACATTTGCATCACCTATGCTTCCTACCTGTGTCAATATCGTTACCgttggctgcttctctgagccTCTTCACAGctggggaaaaaagagaagagtGGGGGTTAGCAGGAAACAGAAGAACAACAGAGCTGCTATGGTGCAGACACACATCACTGGTTTCCGAAAGATGCTTTGCATATTCAACAGTCATCCTTTAACAGAAAGGCACTGAGCTTTCAATATCATAATGACGCTAAAGGCAACATTACAAAGTATACAAAGCTTCTGCTGGTAGTTAGTTTTGGATGGTCTACACTATTTTTGCTGGTCAAAGTGGGTGAAAAGCTGGCTATAATATTTCCAGGAAAAAAACATGCACTGACTTtgtacttgatataacacagtggaccaacaccaacagatgacacGCTCTCTTAACTATCATTGACTGTcaataattttacatttcatttggtaatcaagggaccagagtctagaggaagagtggagaggcacaaagtccaagctgcttgaggtctaatgtAAAGTTtcctcaatcagtgatggtttggagagacatgtcatcaaaaagtcagtacagtgtttccccggaaaatcttacagcactctcTGCcgacaacctttatggagatgaggatttcatttttcagcaggacttggcacacttcacacactgccaaaactaccaattcctcttgtataatatatttttaagcaataattatgaacaataaaacaaataaatgcttaaaatagatcactctgtttgtaaaacatctatatactataagagtttcacattctTAACTGAATTACTTAAGTATTcacattttttaagatgcactactTTAGACACCCATCCACACATTTAAAATAGCTATGTCTGAAATGTGGAATATACGCCAGATTGACTTGTAGCTACGTAACATTTCTTATACTTATGTAatgattgctttatttatttattatataattacaacTTGTGGTTGTTCCACTTGGTGTGCGatcaaaaagttattttttttatttgtttgttgagaTTGACTAATTTGCTATTTACCTGTACATTGCAATTTAATAGTAACTAATAAAATGAGTTATACAATAATAGCAATGTCTTTAATACTGAAAAGCAACATCATGCTGAGCTTGCATGATAACAAAAATTATACAAAGCAAAATACCAGCCTTTGGTCTTTTATTTCAGTCGTAATTAATCTATAAGGCCGCTGCACTAATCTGTTTTAACTGTTAAAAACGTTTCACTACAAAACGTTACCGTAAAGGTCTTTTCCTATAGGTCCCATGCTCCGTCGGAGCCTCCCCATCCTCCTCGCCCGGCTCGAAGTCACCTTCCCCGGCTTGCTCGCCGCGCCCGCGTCCGCCTGCAGCAGCGCCCCTGGGCTCCACAGCGAGTGCAGGTAGCGCAGGTTCTTCTCCGCGGTCTGCCCGGTCCTGTGCAGCCTGAGGGCGCCCAGCGTGTCCAGGCTGGAGAAACCAAACGCCGGCGAGGCTCCCATGGCCACCCGCGCCCCATCCTCCCTCTTCTCCGAGTCTTTCGGCGTGTACTCGCCCTCGGAGCTGGAGCGCTCGTCGTCGgaagctgctgcagctgctgcagccGCGGCTACGGGACTCCAGCTGTCCATATTCACCACCAGCTCATTTAGCGACAAATCACCTGCCTTTTTCCCGCATTAGCGAGCGAACTGTCGGTGTGTTTTCCTTCCCTCCACAGCCCTTCACCAGGGCATGGCATCTGTAgcctagttagttagctagcttacctagctaaccTAGATCTATCCACGGCTTTTATCTGCCTAAATCCCAGTTATTCTGATCaaattataaatttataaattataagcGCCTCACTATCTTTCCTACGGCGAATCAATACAGAAACATTGATCAATCCGCTGTTCAATACAGTGCCACGGCCAATATGTCGTCTGCTTCGTGTTAGCACTAGCAGGGCCCCGCTCCAATAACAAGCACATCGATTGCTCTGACTTCCCACTGCACGcagccaatcaaatcaggtcTTGGTTTTctcttagccaatcagaagccGCTTCATAATGTAAACGCTGAGACCTCGGCTGCGTCCCAAACCTCATACTTCTTACTATACTAGGCTTTTGCTGCTTAAACCTAAAAAAAGAGGCTGAACTCGCCCACCCCCACCGTTTATGGGCGTCACCCGCAAGCCACAAGTACCTGAATGGTGTGAAatacaatagaaaaacaaaataaagagcaACAATTTTTAACATCTTTAACATTATgttgaaaaaaacatatatatgttttagtTAGCTCAATATATTGGTTTAGCTATTATCTTACTtataaataaaacgttttttaagCATAAATATGGAAGCAAATAATTAATTACTAGACAAGACACCACAGTGATAATACTATGCTGGATACATAGTGGATACATACACATACCATAAATACCATAatgacatgtgaagtcagccaccgccttttttcgaactgctgctgatgtagcattgctgagtagcatcacagcgcacttggaggaaagcgcagcgactcggttctgatacatcaactTACAGACACCAAGTACTGCAgacattaccctttggagtgatgtggcaagagagcgccatctactcacccagaaagagcaaggccaacagtgctctctcagggctccagtagccgatgtcAAGCTATATGAACAGGATTAGAAAGAGTGCTCCTTTCAAAAAAGTTTTGCATTACATtagttatacagtgaatagttgCTGGCTGTTTAAATTCAGCTCTGCAAAGTTGCACTCCTTTAAGCTGCCTCCTCTAGCTCTTTCCTTCTCTAAGTCTTTTCTATTTCTAAGTCAGTGTTTACTGATTAGCCAaattttacattatataaaaaCCATGCATTAGGGCCCAAGATCGCACTCTCCCTGGATGGGTAGATGAAGCTCTTCAACCTCATCACTTCTTTTCTAATGCTGGGAGCAATGctgcagaaaaaaacatgaatacaaCATATTCACAATAactaattttattataaatatgttCACTGTCTCAAAGTCTGGGTGACTGTTCCCTTATATCTTGTTAAAACTGTAGCTTGTACAGTATATCTGTAACAATCCTCACTCAATACTGGCATGTAtcagtcctttttaaaaaatcagttcAGTACCTGGCacgtataaaaaataaattaagtatttCATAGCAGAACCCAACCCAACATATACACATCATTATTTAGAGAAGAACTGCTAATATCAAATTCTAACAATTTTtaacataacaataataatcCTGGATGAAAATATGAGGCATTTATGAAGTACCATAAAAAGGTATAGACAGAAAGTACCGAGTTTCAGAACCACGGATAATTTAGTCTTTGGTTTAAGTTCGTTTAAAGGTCAAAGTTGATTGTTGAAGTCACTGCAGCACCAGCGTGGGTCAGGAATTCAGAAAACGTCCCGTCACCAGCAGGAGTAACTGAGCCCTGATGAGCTGGCATGAGTCCAGCCTCTCGGGCGTGCTGCCACAGGTGGCTGTTTCCCACAAAGCCCTGTTTGTTTAGGTAGCCCTGCTGGCAGAACAGGGGCGGCTTGCGACTGGTTAGGGAAAGTCGAAAACAAGATtctaaaaagaggaaaaaaaaaaaattaagataaacaGCAtataataaaacaagtttattttaacaaaatgtatttttattccaGATCTAGTGTCTATTGATCCATGTCAGGGcgggataagtttctcagggggtcctgggctaATTCTCTCTTTTAATGAGGGGGTTCCTTTGTCCtttgaccatgtatgtgtttttctcagacgtcctctgagaaaattacaggttgaattatctactgtttttcactaaactctgtggtcctctgatATTTTTATTCCTGTT
The sequence above is drawn from the Astyanax mexicanus isolate ESR-SI-001 chromosome 19, AstMex3_surface, whole genome shotgun sequence genome and encodes:
- the ankrd54 gene encoding ankyrin repeat domain-containing protein 54; translated protein: MDSWSPVAAAAAAAAASDDERSSSEGEYTPKDSEKREDGARVAMGASPAFGFSSLDTLGALRLHRTGQTAEKNLRYLHSLWSPGALLQADAGAASKPGKVTSSRARRMGRLRRSMGPIGKDLYAVKRLREAANGNDIDTVRRLLQDGIDPCAADDKGRTALHFSSCNGNESIVQLLLSYGADPNQRDSLGNTPLHLAACTNHVPVITTLLRGGARVDALDRAGRTPLHLARSKLNILQEGESRSLETLRGEVTQIIQMLREYLNVMGQSEERERLEHISTQLQHTRTKEQVDEVTDLLASFTSLSLQMQNMGDR